The following is a genomic window from Adhaeribacter radiodurans.
AAGTCCTGAAATGAAATTAGTTTTGAGCACTTTAATGTTAGGTTACCTGTAGATAAAGCCTTGGTTTTATCTTGCTATAGTGTACATACCTACATTTCTCCTTCGAAATATTTACTGCAATTCTGGTATAAGTTTAAGAGATATTCTAATCTTTGTCTATTATTCTGAGGTGCTGTTAAATTAAAACTAGTAGCAAAGCTAACTTTGGCTGAATTACTTATTTTTTTTAAGTTTGCCCCTCCAATTTTAGGCAGTGGTGAGGGTTGTTTTTACTTGAGAAATTCTTTTAGTAAGCTGCAACTCACTTGCGTATTTAAAAGATTGAACGTTTTTAGATTAGATAGATTAATTATATGCTTAGAACCCATACTTGTGGCGAATTAAGATTAGAAAATGTAGGACAGGAGGTTACCCTTACTGGTTGGGTGCAACGTACCCGCGACAAAGGCGGTATGCTTTGGGTTGATCTGCGCGACCGGTATGGCATTACTCAATTAAAGCTCGAGGAAGGAATTACTCCAGCCGAAACTATTAGCCAAGCGCGTAATTTAGGCCGCGAATTTGTAATTAAAGCCACTGGTACCGTAATCGAGCGAATATCTAAAAACGATAAGCTACTCACCGGCGATATTGAAATACAATTACATGATTTAGCCGTTCTGAACCCGGCTAAATTACCACCTTTTTTAATCGAAGACGATACGGATGGGGGCGATGATTTGCGTATGAGATACCGCTACCTGGATTTACGACGCAGCAGCGTACGCAAAAATCTGGAACTTCGTCACCGCATGATGCAACAAACCCGGGCTTACCTTGATGGCTTGCAGTTTATTGAGGTAGAAACTCCCGTATTAATTAAATCAACTCCCGAAGGAGCCCGCGATTTTGTGGTACCTAGCCGGATGAACCCGGGTGAGTTTTATGCCTTGCCGCAATCGCCGCAAACGTTTAAGCAATTGCTCATGGTATCGGGGTTCGATAAGTATTTTCAAATTGTGAAGTGTTTTCGCGACGAAGATCTACGAGCCGATCGCCAGCCTGAGTTTACCCAAATAGACTGTGAACTTTCTTTTATTTCGCAGGAAGATATTCTGAATACTTTTGAAGGGTTGGTAAAGTACTTGTTTAAAACAGTACGCGGGGTAGAAGTGCCGGAGTTTCCCCGGATGACTTACGCCGATGCCATGAAGTACTACGGCAATGATAAACCGGATACTCGTTTTGACATGCGTTTTGTGGAGATGAATAGCTTTGTGCAAAACAAAGGATTTAAGGTTTTTGACGACGCTCAATTAATAATTGGAATAAATGTTACCGGCGCTGCTTCTTATACCCGCAAGCAATTAGACGAATTAACCGAGTTTGTAAAACGACCACAACTGGGAGCTACTGGCTTAATTTATGCCCGCGTAGAAGCAGATGGTACGGTAAAATCATCGGTAGATAAATTCTTTAATCAGGAGGCTCTGCAGCAATGGGTACAAGCATTTGCGGCTAAACCCGGTGATTTACTTTTAGTAATTGCGGGGGCCGCTGATAAAGCCCGTAAAGCCTTATCAGAATTACGTTTAGAAATGGGAGAGCGCTTAGGTTTACGCGATAAGAATACTTTTGCGCCTCTGTGGGTGCTGGATTTTCCGCTGCTGGAATACAACGAAGAAGAGAAACGTTATTTTGCCATGCACCATCCTTTTACCTCACCCAAGCAGGAAGATTTTAGCTTACTAGAAACGGACCCGGGGGCTGTTCGGGCCAACGCCTACGATATGGTAATTAACGGCGTAGAAGTAGGAGGCGGTTCTATCCGGATTCACGAGCGGCCCTTACAGGAACGCATGTTTAAATTATTAGGCTTTACCGAAGAAGAAGCACGCGAGCAGTTTGGCTTTTTATTAAATGCCTTCGAATACGGAGCTCCACCGCACGGAGGTATTGCCTTTGGTTTTGATCGATTGTGTTCTTTATTTGGTGGAGCCGACTCTATCCGCGATTTTATTGCTTTCCCTAAAAACAACTCTGGTCGCGATACCATGATTGATTCTCCGTCGCCGATTGCCGAAGCGCAGCTGAACGAACTGAATATCCGGTTGAAATAAGTTTTTTGACCAATATAATTATAGAACTGCATCTGCTAATAGGGTAATGGTTTACCTAAAGGCAGATGCAGTTTTTTATGGGCTAAACTTAGCTGTTGATAGAATTTCTCCTTGCTATTATAGTAGCTGAACGGGCCGGCTAATACTTTCTTCAAGGGAAATAAAAGTTTCGGTTCGTTGAATACCCGGTATTTTCTGGATTTTATCCGTTAAAACGTTTTTAAGGTGCATGGTATCTTTGCAAATAAGTTTGGCAAACATGCTGTAAATTCCCGTAGTATAATTTACGCTAATTACTTCTGGTATCCGACGGAGTTGCTCTAACACCTCGTTATACATAGAGCTTTTGCGCAGGTAAATTCCCAAAAAAGCATTTACATCATAACCCAGATTACCATAATTTAACTTTAATTGGGTACCGGTTACGATTCCCATTTGTTCCATTTTTTTCATCCGGACGTGGACGGTACCACCCGAAACAAACACTTCTTTTCCTACATCTGCATACGCCATTTTCGCGTCTTCCATCAGCAGAGAGAGGATTTTAAGATCCGTATTGTCAATTTCTAAATTTTTGAGCATAAAATTCGCCGATTTTTGATTTGTTTTAACAAAAGTAAGGATAAATTTAAAATAACATAATTTTTAAGTAAAATATTTAAAATATTTTGAAGTAATTAATTTTAAGCCGTATATTTGAATAAATAAAAACACACTGTAGGGTGTTGAAACTGGCAGACATGCCCTCCTCTCTCGGGGGTGGAGATAAATAGGATAAAGCGTTTTCGACCTCTAAGTTGATTCTTGCCTAACTACTCCGTGGAGGTTCGATTCCTTCCCCTACAGCTAAAAAGCCTCTTCGTTTCAAACGAAGAGGCTTTTTTATTTATTTCGGAAATATTTCGGACACTAGATTTATTTAGGTAAGCACTTAACTACTCTTTAACTTGCTTTGTTAAGTTATAATTTTAGGAATTATAACTTAAGCCGTCTTAATGAAAGATACTTAGAATGGTATAGGTTTACCTAAATCCGTTTTGGTTTTAAAGAACTCCTCTAAAATGCTAATACATTCTAATTGAAGGTAAACTAAGTAGTTGGTTTCGTTGCCTATATGGCTATCCGCAATTAAGCTTTTTCCCACTCCCTTCATGTCCCAGATGGAATGAGATCCATTTACATTAGAGTAAACCAGAAAAGAAAGGTTACTTTTATTTATCTTATTGGGGAATATTATCTTTGGTATAACCAATTCCTTCCATATGCCGGCACCTGACTTGGAACCTTCCGCGGAGATGGAAAAACTCTCCGGGATCGTCAAACGCATTACTTTCCACAGTGTGGATACCGGCTATACCGTGCTTAAGGTAAACAATTTTCAGAAGCCTCAGGAAGAAATCACGATACTGGTGCATCAATCCAAAGTGTTTGCCGGAGCTACCCTTGACTTTTATGGGCAGTGGATCACGCATACGAGTTATGGTCTGCTATTTAAAGCTACTAAAGTTATTGAACGGAAACCGGCTACGGCTAACGCCCTGGAAAAGTACTTAGGTTCCGGAATTAATTAAAGGGGTAGGCCCGGTAACTGCAAAAAGAATTGTGAAGCATTTTGGCGCTTAAACCCTGAAGGTGTTTGAATCAAATATCGAAAGATTAACCGAAGTAGAAGGAATTGCTAGATTGAAGCTGGAAATGATCCGCCAGGCCTGGATAGAACATCAGGAAATTAGGAATGTCATGTTGTTTTTACAATCTCATAATATTTCTACTTTGTTTGCGGTCAAAATTTATAAAACGTATGGCAACAATGCCATTGAGATGGTTCAAAATAATCATTATCGCTTAGCCATGGTCATCTAAGGCATTGGCTTTTCTCGACCGATAAAGTGGCCTCAAGTCTAGGTTTGATAACTAATCCTCCTCAGCGGATACTGAACGTCATTGACCATGCGCTGCTAAATGCACAGGAATAAAGGTACTGCCATTTCACCCAACAACTAAAAATTCCAAATGGTAAGTGCTTAGTCACAAAGGATTATAAAGTAGAATTCCTAAAATTGATGGAATACTATTAACCTATCTGGGAGAGAGCCTGCCCTAACGGTTCTTTTAACACGGGTACAGAAGCATAGTTTTTGGCTGGCACCTTTCATATTTAATCTTTCGCTAAAGGGTATCAATTTTTTCTGGTGCGGGCAATACTTCGGTAAAAATAAAATAAACAAATTCTTTTCATGCCATTGCTTCAACTGAATCAAAAAGGGCATAGCCTGATAAATAGATGCACCATCTGACACCAGAACTGTTGGCTTGCTGAGCGTGTCTGCCCAATGCTGAAGGCACTCTATTATATGATATAAGATCCGTTTGCAAACTTCCTTCATTTTGAAAGCTAAGCAACTTATTGTTCTTTGTCATCACCCAAACACGTTTACTCTTTTTGAATTTTGCGGCGGTATTCTGATTTCCTCTCCTGGGTAGGGCCAGCCGTAAACCAGCACCGGCCGTAAATAAAAGCCGCTTTCTTACCCATCAGTTCTAAATGCTCTATTTCGGCCAAACGGGCCTGCTTATCGAGTACTTTTTCTGGGGCTTGCTGCGCCTTCAATCATCTTCGCCAACGTTTCCAGCCAACACTAAGCTTTTAATAAGCGGTTCAAAGTTTTTGCAAAGAACTCTTTTTGGAGTTCCGATATTAGTTCTTTTCGGACTAGGGAAAGCTTTTGCTGATGAGCTTGTACTTTCTGGTTAATGATGGCTCGCTCCGCCTCAACCAAAATTGCTTTCTTCCTCCTTTTTGGTTGAACCGGCTCACTAATACTTTTTCTTCCCAGCGGTAAAACCAGGAATAAATCGAAAGCGGAATTAAAGCTAAGATTTGATCCAATTTCTTAACTTCCTTGCCTTGGGGGCTCAACACTTAGCAATGACAACGGTCTTTACTGGAGCAGGAGCATGATGCTTATGGCCTTGTTGTAAGTTAAACTGTTCCTCCTCGGTTAATCGAATAAATTTCTTAGCCAAAATGGAATATAAAAATTTTACCAAATTTCATATTCCATTTGTCTAATAATAAAGGTATTTACATAGTGTTTAAAAGTTATTGGACGATCTGGTTGATGTAGGAGGAGTGGAGTAGAGTAGAGAATTAATTTGTTC
Proteins encoded in this region:
- the aspS gene encoding aspartate--tRNA ligase codes for the protein MLRTHTCGELRLENVGQEVTLTGWVQRTRDKGGMLWVDLRDRYGITQLKLEEGITPAETISQARNLGREFVIKATGTVIERISKNDKLLTGDIEIQLHDLAVLNPAKLPPFLIEDDTDGGDDLRMRYRYLDLRRSSVRKNLELRHRMMQQTRAYLDGLQFIEVETPVLIKSTPEGARDFVVPSRMNPGEFYALPQSPQTFKQLLMVSGFDKYFQIVKCFRDEDLRADRQPEFTQIDCELSFISQEDILNTFEGLVKYLFKTVRGVEVPEFPRMTYADAMKYYGNDKPDTRFDMRFVEMNSFVQNKGFKVFDDAQLIIGINVTGAASYTRKQLDELTEFVKRPQLGATGLIYARVEADGTVKSSVDKFFNQEALQQWVQAFAAKPGDLLLVIAGAADKARKALSELRLEMGERLGLRDKNTFAPLWVLDFPLLEYNEEEKRYFAMHHPFTSPKQEDFSLLETDPGAVRANAYDMVINGVEVGGGSIRIHERPLQERMFKLLGFTEEEAREQFGFLLNAFEYGAPPHGGIAFGFDRLCSLFGGADSIRDFIAFPKNNSGRDTMIDSPSPIAEAQLNELNIRLK
- a CDS encoding Lrp/AsnC ligand binding domain-containing protein is translated as MLKNLEIDNTDLKILSLLMEDAKMAYADVGKEVFVSGGTVHVRMKKMEQMGIVTGTQLKLNYGNLGYDVNAFLGIYLRKSSMYNEVLEQLRRIPEVISVNYTTGIYSMFAKLICKDTMHLKNVLTDKIQKIPGIQRTETFISLEESISRPVQLL
- a CDS encoding YrrC family ATP-dependent DNA helicase codes for the protein MPAPDLEPSAEMEKLSGIVKRITFHSVDTGYTVLKVNNFQKPQEEITILVHQSKVFAGATLDFYGQWITHTSYGLLFKATKVIERKPATANALEKYLGSGIN
- a CDS encoding helix-hairpin-helix domain-containing protein, with the translated sequence MFESNIERLTEVEGIARLKLEMIRQAWIEHQEIRNVMLFLQSHNISTLFAVKIYKTYGNNAIEMVQNNHYRLAMVI